AATGTTTAGCAATTTTGTGTGTCCTGCCTTCACTTACATAGATTcagaaatttggaagagttaTTCTTGCAAGGTTCTTGGACATTTGACTTCTCTCAAGCGTTTGGTTTTATATAAATGTGAGATCAATGGAAGCCTAACCCTTCAAGGTATATAATTTGGATCtatcaatttcttttataacaAGTTGCAACCAAAATTATAAGTCTCCCCagaattgaatattaattaaatgttttaattttattcacgAACTTGTTGTTTACGATTTTTAACGttaaaaatgacttttttaaGTGTTCTCAAAAGAGGGGCAAGGAGAAATAAGTTAAAGAatgtttatcaatttatttatttatttgtaaatataaaaGGCTTAAATCAAAACTTGTAAAACCTAACTATAGGATTTCACAACTgcctattcaatttaatttatttaaatgtaattagagaatataaaatattaatatataagtaatactttcaaatatatatatataattaatttattaatagtttaatatattcTAAACCATTTGAATTAGACTAAGATGTTGTTCGGAATactaaaaattaagtattgaatttatattaaaatttgtttgatatatcaataaaattaaatattaaatataattataaaattaatattttaaattattgaatttgatcTTATTAATACTAACATAGCATTTTATTTTGTACAATTTGGATAtctcattttttaatatatataaaaagagatgatttatttttaaaataaaaccaacttAAGGTTGAAATTTAACACTCTTATTTCACACTCTTTTTGTTGAACATTTtgtattaacttaaaaaataataaaattatcaaatggacaaaaaaatgaaaattttcaatgatttttttaacaCGCCaacaaaattcaagtccaaatGTATGAAAGCTATAAACAcctaaagtatattttaataaaataaataaaatgtaaataagaTGTTATATGCttgtttttactattttattgatttgattACTTTCTTTAAGCACCTCTTTacgtaattatttaatataacaGGCTTTTGCGGAATGACAAATCTTCAAGAATTGGATTTCACCAACAGTAATTTAAAGGGTGGCTTGCCCAATTGCTTCTCCAACCTCACATCTTTACGTAAATTAGATCTAATTTCTTACAATATATTAGCCCTTCACAGTTTAAAATCCCTTGAAACATTAGCTCTTTCTTTCAATACATCTGTATTCCAATAACTTCTCTAGAAATATATCTGCCCTTGAGAGTATAACATCTCTTGAAAGATTCTCTCTCTCTTCCAACCAATTTTTTGGAAATATTTTAGCTCTTAAGAATCTACCATCCCTCCAAGATTTGAGCCTTTCGAATCCCGATCTCATTGGGGCCTTTGTTCAACCTTTCAAAACTCAAATGCCTATATGCTGACAACAATATTGTACATGCTGGAACCCATATGCATTCTTTGGCCCCTTGTTCCAACTAAAAGATCTTAGTTTATCATGTTGTGGAGATCAGAGATTTAAATTGCGGTCGCGTCGCGTTTGTCGCGGTCGCGGACATAACGGACGCTATTGCGGTCACTGCGGGTATCGCGGTcgtgaatttttttcaaattcgcACAACTTACTGTAAAAcatagtaattataattataattataaaaagtcactttgaatgatttttagagtgttttctaacacttatgaacctTTATTAATATGACATgagaacacaacttttataatcattaattattcttatatttatttacgaATTTTCTAAGAATGTTATATTAACtaataacaaagtaaaaaaaaaggaaatattaaacatttatcatatttaataagtttgaaagtttttatacATAAAAGAATTGAGAATTCATACATGAGAGATGTCTTCAATATTTCTTGACGACTTTGAAGATAGTGAAGATATAAATATgtgcaaaaggaaaaaggaatagataaattaatgaaTAGATTCTCATTAATTATTCCTATTTCCTACCACTTATTCTCATCTCATTCtactttcatatataatttaacatgcTTCGATTCTTCATtatcttttcataaaatatacttCATTCATTTATCtaaagatatatattattttaaatgttttaatatcatcaaaattaagaacAATAACAAaagatttctttaaaaaaaacataccttaCAAATAATGATAGTGGCACGATTTAGTTTTCACCAATTAGTGAAATGACGAGGAAGATCAAATCCTTCACCTTCACTTTGAGAGCGTTCTTGACTTGATTCTCTTGGCCTTTGTCCAAAAATATAtccaaaaaaagaaacattttcACCTTGGTTTTCATTCAATTGATATGGAGGATATATTTGAGGAGGAGGATACATGAAAGGTGGAGGTGGGTGATACATTGGTGGAGGAGGATACATTTGAGGCTGGTATGGCACACCATAATTAGGAAATGGTGGATAATAACCATATGGTTGTGGATAACCATGTGAAGGTTGTTCTGGTGGATAAAAACCTTGAGTGCTAGTAGATGAATCACTATACCCAAGGTTACTAGAACTCGATCTCCTACCACTACCAGATGAAGAGCCTATAGAAGTATGCTTCTTGCCTTTTCCCTGTGATGGAGCTCTAGGTTCACTTCTATCTCTCCTAGGTTTAGGAAACATATTTCCATCAAACTCTGATCTGTCACGAAAATGTCCACCAGTGGTACCACCCCCATATTCTCCTCCATCTCGACTAGAAGACCTAATTTCACCTCTATCACCACTATATCCGTCATCCTCATCAATTGGACTTAAACCACCACCATCGGGTCCATCGCCACTCTGACTTGGAGTTGAACTAGAACTTGAATGAGACAAAATTTGTTGTTGCGATTGATCAACATCCATTTCATCATCGAGGTATCCACAGACAACACACAAGCATTTTCACCATCTAACAATGGATTCTCTTTCTCATGAAGCCATTCTGATAGTGGATCAACATCTTCAAAGATATAATCAAGGCTGATAGGATTAAAACTAGCATTTATATCATCAGTGCTCATTCTTTGTTGATGCCTCATCTTAAGCCTCATATTATAATAGGTAAACACtagtttttcaagttttttatactttaacctATTTCTTGCCTTGGTGTGAATATAACTAAATTTGCTCCAATTTCGTTCGCAATTTGATGCTGAAGTTGTTTGACTAAGCACTTTAATTGCTAATTTTTGTAATTCGGGAACACATGTGTCGTATATCATCCACCACTCAGCtgcataatattatttaaatttcaaaataactttaaaatgtacaatataattaaataatataaattaaattaaataatttaattaactatttaccCGGATTCATTTGCTTCCAAGCTCTTTGTGCTTGTGGAGTACCGAATGTCTCATGTTTATCTCTAAATAGTAACAACTgcataaataaaagatagagtaaaaataaaaataaaaattctatttcaaattatttaactaaGTTACAAATAATAGTAGTTGAATCTAACCTGATTAACCATTCTGACTTGAGTATCCATAGAAGGttctaatctttcaattacTGATCGTGTACCTTCTAATGTTTCTATTAGTACATTCTCAGAATGCTCCAccccaaattgaaattgagggttgagaaaataacctaagtataatttataagaatatcatcaaataataataatctaaagcttaaaataataaaatataaaaatagttcttAATTATATGAAACATTTTATCTTACCAGCTGAATGCAAGTCGGAATGCATAAAATTCCATCTATTGTCAATAATCTTTTCATACTCTGTGAAATATCGACAATTTTGTTGAATTGCTCGTTTAGCCTATCAATGACCTCATAAATAAAGCCCATCGTTGGTTTTTCATCGCTATCCACAAGTCTCAATACTCTTACTAAGGGCTCATAAACTTTTATGAGGTCATTggctttttttcaaaaatcttttcccaaaacaatttttttggcTTCATAAGCAGGCCCTGACTTTTGCTTTCCCCATTTGATTCTTTAAATTCCTATATATtcataagaaaaattttaaaataatataatttaaattatttggaacTAATAAAATCACTAAAGGTTactatatttaagtaattatagtaactaattataaaatactgacctttgaattaaacatttctctcaaaccTTGCTTTTGTCTTGTTATCTCTTCAAGTTGAATGAAATGAGTTGCAAATCGAGTAAGAGCGGGTCGAAGTATTTGTTTCCCTTGTGTATACTTCTTCATCAAATCAACAGTCCAAATGTGATTGTATATAAAGCAAGTCACTTTTTTTGCCTCATCTAACACTTTTGCTACACTAGGCTTTTTCCCAATATCTTCAAGGCATAAATCTAAACAGTGAGTTGCACATGAGGTCCAATATAGATGTTGTCTtttcaacattaatttttttccagcAGCTTTCATTGCTGCCTCATTATCAGTCACTATTTGGACAATGTAATTTTCTCCAATTTCTTCTACAACTGAATCTAACAAACGGTAGTAGAATTCAACATCTCTACTACGGACACTTGAGACATCTACCGATTTCCAAAAAATGGTTCCTTTACTgcaataaacaagaaaattaatgaTGTGCATTTGATTCAAACTGTTGGTCCAACCATCACACATTAGAATTGCACCCAATTCTTTCCAATGAGTCTTTAGTACATTTACCCAATCATGAACTCGTTGATACTCTGACTCCAAATACACATCTGAAACCTCATAAGGTGTTGGGAGCTTTATACCTTGTCCAACTTCTGTTGCCACTTGAATTAAGTTATACAACCATGGAGAGCTTGCTAATTGAAAAGGAAGtctttcatatattataaatttagataCCGCTTCACCTATCTTCCTTCGAAAACTCTTTAAAAAAGAGTCATTGACCTTTGGTTGCTTTGAACTTTTGCTTTTAACCAATTTAGGTATAACTCCCCTTAAGGTAAACTCAGACTCACCTGGAATAGATTTACTTGTTCTTTCTCTATTATGTTCTCTAACTGATCCATGAGAAGATCGCCCTTCTTCATAAATGTTATCCCAACCACCAGTACTTCGTCTGAATTCTTCCCTTCTATGCCACTCGTGTTGTGATTGGATACTTTCTCGAGTTGCTTGCCTTATAGCAGAAACCTCATCAATGAATCCCTCGTGCTCATCCTCCTCTTCTGTTAATTGAGATAAGAATTTatcttttctcctctttttgtctattttctttGTGTTGCTTTCTTTTAGTACATTCATCATACTTTCTCTAATGACAcctgttaataaaataaaaataattcacactttatattattatcaattatatataatctttattgataaatttacaataacatttaataataataataaagtatcaCATACCAGTAACATTAGGGCATGGTGCAACATTGCTGGTTTTATGAGCAATGTGCTCTTTAAATCGTGTTATTCCTCCTTTCACAACTTTACCACAAAGTTTACAGACGATACTTCCTCTCGCATTTGGCACTGGAGTTCCAAAGTGCCAACCTATATCATTACTTGGTGCACCCTCCAATCCTTTAGTCGGGAACTCTTCACGTGGTGgcatgctttatttttatttatataagaaacataaaattatatttagaaatataagCAACTCATTACTTATATTATCAACAATATAATAccaaaaaagtaaacaaaatttaaagctaAAGTAAAGACCtaatattatagaaataaataaataaatattgtgtaaaacaatttaataataataataataataataataataataacaataataaaaatcttaaaattaaaaattatatgaaaggATATactatatagataaataaaatgatataataaaataaatgtatttaaaatatttaggtaaataaatatgaaaagaaatataattgaaataataatgcaaaactaattaaattttaataatatggtaataataacaagtaattaaataataaaataaaataaggaaaataataatagtaatagtaatattaaattaattaatttaataataaaatagcaaaaataacaaaaacggAACTAAATCgaacttaaaacataaatttacggcaaatccaaataaataaaagaaaaggaccaaattgaatgcacaaataacaaaatggatcaaatgggaaataatcccCATCCTTCAAAACGCATACGACTTCAAggtggaccaaattgaaatactgaaataaattataggacaaaattaaaaagaaataagcttgattgtaaataataaaaaataggaaGGGCTAAAAGCGTAATTAACCCTTCCgttaaaaacacgcggatcctaggaaACCTGGTCGGGTAAGGCATGGGTTAGGTAAAGCAGCGTCGTTTTGGTGCCGAGTGGCTCGCCAAAAGCAGGCTCGCTTTGAAGgcctatttaaataaaaaattttcgaatcttcatttcaccattcttcaaataattttttccttttctctcaaTTCTCTGACGGCGCGCCAGTGCACTGTGGTCGAAATCACCGAAAACATTTTAAACCCCTTTTTTGTGTAGAATATAGATCTAGGgataaaaatctcaaaaatcaCTCTATGTTGCGATTCAAGACATGCAAGTACTTTACTTATCGGGTTAGTTTTCTACTTACTTGATCTATTGCTTTGCTTCTTTTGTGCCTCGTGGCTATGTTTTTGCCTTGCCAAATATGGAGAATGAAGAAATATATTTTGCCTTTTCGTTTGCTTGTGATTCGTGAAATGTGAGTTTGTGAGTCTGTGACTTCTCGACTTGTATTGTGATTTGTGAgtgagttttgatttttaatcgACTTTCGGTCTTTTACTTTACTTTACTTTACTTTGTTTTGATTGAAAGTTTGAAAGTTGACCGATTTTGCGGGTTGGGAAGGAATATATTCCttgccttttgttttattatcaaGTACATTGATTCAGTCTTTCTTCTCACTTTTCACTATTCACTTCAATATTTCATTCACCAGAATCACCATCCATCTACAgcacttgattttttttaatttacggAAACGGAGAATAACGGGAATAGCGGTCCGTTATTGCCGCAATTGTCCGTTATCCGTTAAATTGCGGCCGCTATCCACCGTTATCGGTGTGAATCCGCTTCCCTCCGTTATTTTCAGCAATAGCGGTTTCGGTTGGCGGCACTACCGCTATATAACGGCCGCTATTCTGAAAACGTTCCGTTATTTGAATCCCTGGTGGAGATGTTGGATCATTTCCAAGGTTTTTTTATCATCAACATGACTTGCAATATCTTGATCTCTCTAATATCTATTTCAAAGGAAGTCAGTTCCCACATTGGTTGTTGGAAAACAATACACTACTGGAGAAGCTAGTTCTCACCAATAGCTCTCTATCGGGACCGCTTCAGCTACCATTTGCTTCGCAAACGCGTTTGTCACATTTAGAAATCTCCTGCAATTTCTTCAATGGCAACATTCCAGTTGAAATTGGAGCACAACTACCAGCATTGAGGTTTATAAAGATGtcaaaaatcatttcattagtAGCATTCCTTCAACTTTTGGTGATAATAGTTCACTGAGATATTTGGACTTATCCAAAAACAATTTAGAGGgaaaaattttatctgaaaatTCCTACTTGCCAAACTTAATGGAATTGCTATTGGATGGAAATAACTTCTCAGGAGGGATCCCAGATTTCTTGTCTACGAGCCCTTTTTTTTAACATTGGATGTGAGCAACAATCAACTTTCTGGTAGGATCCCAAGGTGGATGGGAAATATGTCTTTTTTGAAGAGAATTATCATGTCCAATAATCATCTTGAGAGAACAATCCCAGTCGTGTTCTGTCAACTTGGTCTTAAACTTCTAGACCTTTCAGTCAATATTATCTCAGGGAGTATACTATCTTGTTTCAACCCTTCTCGGATAAGACAAGTTCATTTGTCCAAAAACAGGTTACGAGGAACCTTACCCGATGTACTTCGTAACAGTTCCACTTTGGTGAAATTGGATATCAGTGATAACTTTTTAAGTGGTAGCATCCCAAGTTGGATTGGACTTTTGAATTTGAGTTATCTTCTCTTAAGTAAGAACAACTTCCAAGGGGAGACCCCAATGGAGCTATGCAAATTGAGTCACTTAAGTTTGATTAATCTTTCCCACAATAATCTTTCTGGTCGTATTCCCCCATGCCTAAAAATTACCACCCTCCAGGATGTATCAAAATATTATGTTGGTCGTCTTATGGCTCGTGGTTTCTCCATATTCTCATTCAATGAACCAATAGAGTTTCCAATAAAGAATGTGTCCAACTCTTACAAGGGAAGAATCATACCATACATTTCTGGGATTGACCTTTCTTGCAACAAATTGGTTGCTAAGATTCCTTACGAATTTGGAAACTTCTACAAGTTACTTGTTTTGAACTTATCTCACAATAGTCTGGCAGGACCGATCCTACCAACATTTGTTAACCTCATGCAAATTGAAAGTTTAGATCTTTCTTACAACAACTTGAGTGGGAATATTCCTTATCAACTTGTAGGGCTAAATTTTCAAGTCTATTTCATTGTTTCATTCAACAACTTATCTGGAAAGACGCCTCCAAGGATTGCACAATTTGGAACTTTTGATGAAAGCAGCTACAAGGAAAATCCTTTTCGTTGCGGTGAACCATTGCCAGAATGTGCAGATAATGGACCATCATTGTCAATGCCAAATTCTTCAACTAACAACACTGAAGACGATGATTTAATCGACATGGGGGTGTTTCATATAAGTTTCATCGTGTCTTACATGATACTTCTAATGACTGttgtgttagagtatgcccaaagatcaatcatgagatggttgtaataacatacttgatttatcatgtttattaatataaggcgttaccattattatttcagtttcttttctgtgtatataaataaattgttttataataatgtcacgagaataatatgattattcttaaaagttccttagtcaagtattattgttggataggacaacgataatgcattaagactaacgtgtagttgattgatgataaagagttgtcattgatatggaatgtcgaatcattacatgaatatgtgtgttagagaacaacatattggactgaccgttatgagtatgtttcttggattattatgtaattgtcacgacattactcataatgattaatatttatatgatcctcggacttgagatcatcataatcccaacatcgtgagttgtatattttgatacgatcaaACGTACAATcagaatcggttgttctataaagaccgatgttggatataccacaatctatgtagagggatatggttggtcgatataggataagtccctcctacataatgggagtaatatcttaggccacttgattaagtaagactagaaatgcatggccatgctagACTAGAaagcatggccatgctcaaataagttgatattagatgtcatacttatttgtatatcttAGTCTGCTTAAGagatcaaggaacatggaatggacaatgcaagtgtgactattccatgacttgtgtccaatccagagataaaggacttaaggattattgcataaaaggttaatcataaaaaggttatgtcgaatcatgatctcttgtgacttaggtagcaatgatgcattgctagatgccactcattgttcgtagcattagaatcgttctagtgttactgctaacgttacaagaacctacagggtcacaccctatagttgaaatgaacggaatataccatagttggtattgtttttggggtcgcttgaattaaattaattatagaattaatttaattcggtaatcaaatttccaacacattatgtacaaggttgttgtacgtatagtgaggacatgaatttggttagcataagaattcaaataaatatatggtttaccgaacttatattataattaatgtaattataattttcggtttaaaatattatcatatttatttaattcttaaaaaaccctaaaaaaacaaaaggatataaataatcacgtttttctttgtttgagtctagcagccgcataagaaaaaataactctcaaaattattttggggattccttccgttcgtagtcaactgggtggattacgtagagacCGGGATCACGGTAGATTACGGTTTTGGTTCgacagcagatcagactacttgttgttgaggtgttgctgtctactctgaataaaGATTAGGTAAATTCGTAACATtgatcaccccgattcgttcctcacacatggatccatggttagggtcaccgattttaattttttcgctgcgccgtaggggtgccggcgatccaacatGTTGTTGTGTCGTACATAAATCCTTATTAAAGACGGGTTTGGTTCTATCATGTGCAAACAAGTACCacattttgttataattttgtaCTTGACTGTTCTTCCTAGATGATTTCATTGCCAGTGCTTTTAGGGTatttatacttgtaatttttcgaacagaatgatttaaagaaaattccattatatattaatatgatttatatatgttctcaatgatttttgcatgcaaagaaaaatataataaaatattcgtattaaaaatatatgttagtCTGAGTTGCTCCGACAATGAATGAAATGTCTCACATTCGTACCAAATGATCAGGTCGAGTGTGGGATGCCacaattaatgttttattttatgacagttgttagaattaagtgacccgaatccttatttaaataaaatacaatggtaaaataaaataaaagtaaagttcatataaaactacacttcttttattttattttaaaataaggtttttttaaaccttattaaactctatctatttgatattgattagaataaggtgtttcaatcttactacactcctattagaatatggttttactaGCCTATAAAGAGAcctagtctactcctcttgtaatcattcaaattcaacatagtgaatttttttcttctttgcccgtggttttttcccgaaaggatttccacataaaaatctgtgtgttctttatttttatttctcttttctttgcgatatattgtcattaccaatattttatttttttacaaattggtatcagagcttacgagttgttcatctcaatcacggtagtggcgtctttgaagtatgaaattttgctgttggatcgcaacaccagattcgcgttatggcagataaagatgcaggcagttcttgcacagatggatTTAGAAGAAGCActgctaggggtagataagatgccttcgacattgacggaggaagagaagaagcgtaaggatcgaaaggcattaacacagttacatttgcatttgtctaacgaaattttacaggatgtgatgaaAGAGAAGACCGCCGCTGAATTATGGAAGAGGCTATAACAAATATGTATGCGgaaaactctaaccagcaagctgcatatgaagcaacATCTTTATACTCATCGTTTAGAGGAATGTGTGTATGTGCACGAaaacttaacagtgtttaaagaaattctctcaaacttggaggtcattaaggttcagtatgataaggaagatctagggttgatacTACTTTATttgttgcccccgtcttattcaacctttagaaaCACGATTTTATATAGTCGCGAGTCTCTCatagttgatgaggtttatgattatTTGACCTCGTATGATCAGATGAAgcattttgttgttaaaactaacTCTCaaggagagggtctcattgttcatGGGAGACAAGATCGGAATGCTGATAATAATCGTGGAAGGACAGAGGAACGGAATCCTTgcagtaaatctaagggtagatcgaagtcttcaaacagaggtaaaacttgtaacttttgcaagaagaaaagtcacattaaatctgagtgctataagctacaaaacaagatcaaaagggaggctgcgaatcaaaagggaaaacaaccagaaaattgcggtaaagctgatgttgtagaatactacagcgatggtgaacttcttgtcgcttctgtcaacaattctaaagtgaacGAGGAGTGAATCCTTGATTTGGGCTGCACCTTTCatatgagtcccaatcgggattggtttacaacttacgaaacattgtttgaaggtgttgttttgatgggaaataatgcttcgtgtaaaatcgcaggtgttggaacaattaaagttaagatgtttgatggagttgtcagaacacttagtggcgtacgacatgttccagaattgaagagaaatttaatttcgttgttgaaagtggggttttaaagattttcaaaggttcccgtgttgtgatgaaagggcagagaaagactgtcAAGTTATATGTTCTATAGGATTCTACTATTACTAGTGATGCAGCTGTCGCTTCCTCTTCCTtatcagatgatgatattactaaactttggcatatatgcctagggcatatgagtgagaatgacatggaaaaattgagcaaaagaggacttcttgatgggtaacgaatttgcaaactgaaattctgtgagcactgcatttttggaaagtaaaagagagtttgattcaccAAAGGAATCCATAACAGGAAGAAaacgttggagtatattcattcaaatctgtgggggccatccagaATGCCTTCGAGAgatggagctaattatatgctaacttttattgatgatttttccaaaaaattttggGCATTCTTCTTAAAGCAAAAAAGCGATGTGATtttcgcatttaagtcttggaaaactatgattgaaaaacaaacgggaaaacaaataaaatacctccatatagacaatggcttagagttttgttctgatgagtttaataaactatgcaagtcagaagggattgtgagacacttgacagttcgtcatactccacaacaaaacggcattgcagaacgaatgaacaaaatgatcatgtagaaggttcgatgtatgttgtcaaatgccaacttaccaacgTTATCTTGGGtcgaagcagcctctactacatgtttttttatcaaCCGATCTTCATCTGTTTctattgagaaaaagactccacaagaggtatggtctggtaatcttgctagctattctgatttaaagatctttgaatgtcctgcgtatgctcatgttaataatggaaaattgaaaccgagatccattaaatgtgtttttcttggttataaagctggtgtaaaagggtataagttatggtgtcctgaaaatagaaaagttgtgattagcatgtatgttattttttatgaactactatgctacctaacttatctcttaaagaatcttccaataaagaaaatcaaaagcaggtggagcatcagattaattcAGAACCTACAATAGAG
This genomic stretch from Gossypium raimondii isolate GPD5lz chromosome 6, ASM2569854v1, whole genome shotgun sequence harbors:
- the LOC105774849 gene encoding uncharacterized protein LOC105774849, which gives rise to MPPREEFPTKGLEGAPSNDIGWHFGTPVPNARGSIVCKLCGKVVKGGITRFKEHIAHKTSNVAPCPNVTGVIRESMMNVLKESNTKKIDKKRRKDKFLSQLTEEEDEHEGFIDEVSAIRQATRESIQSQHEWHRREEFRRSTGGWDNIYEEGRSSHGSVREHNRERTSKSIPGESEFTLRGVIPKLVKSKSSKQPKVNDSFLKSFRRKIGEAVSKFIIYERLPFQLASSPWLYNLIQVATEVGQGIKLPTPYEVSDVYLESEYQRVHDWVNVLKTHWKELGAILMCDGWTNSLNQMHIINFLVYCSKGTIFWKSVDVSSVRSRDVEFYYRLLDSVVEEIGENYIVQIVTDNEAAMKAAGKKLMLKRQHLYWTSCATHCLDLCLEDIGKKPSVAKVLDEAKKVTCFIYNHIWTVDLMKKYTQGKQILRPALTRFATHFIQLEEITRQKQGI
- the LOC105774848 gene encoding receptor-like protein 15 produces the protein MKLEVLDLSVNFFNNTILSFLALLSNLKFLNIKSNRLEGAIHIKDSEIWKSYSCKVLGHLTSLKRLVLYKCEINGSLTLQGFCGMTNLQELDFTNSNLKGGLPNCFSNLTSLRKLDLISYNILALHSLKSLETLALSFNTSVFQ